From a single Arachis hypogaea cultivar Tifrunner chromosome 3, arahy.Tifrunner.gnm2.J5K5, whole genome shotgun sequence genomic region:
- the LOC112789935 gene encoding DNA-directed RNA polymerase subunit 10-like protein, producing the protein MIIPVRCFTCGKVIGNKWDAYLDLLQSDYSEGDALDALGLVRYCCRRMLMTHVDLIEKLLNYNTLDKSDPS; encoded by the exons ATGATTATCCCAGTCCGTTGCTTCACCTGTGGAAAG GTTATCGGAAACAAATGGGATGCATATTTGGACCTTCTTCAGTCAGATTACTCTGAAGG AGATGCGCTGGATGCTTTGGGGCTGGTTCGTTATTGTTGTAGGCGTATGCTTATGACGCATGTTGACCTCATTGAGAAGCTCCTGAATTACAACA CTCTTGACAAGTCTGATCCCAGTTAA